A single Phragmites australis chromosome 4, lpPhrAust1.1, whole genome shotgun sequence DNA region contains:
- the LOC133916316 gene encoding uncharacterized protein LOC133916316: MVTVSSCLADRRLLLIRAAVCMLCLFEILLVQVQPSSHLSPDNLDSSSVDEPRPSMPNRPPPQRAAETSALIGAWGPLYLGRRLHLKEWDAVASAVNAHRAAAGRRFNRTRAQCQSRVQYLKARYRKVLLSKRPPSGWRHFPHLRAFLASPADGPPPGFPAKAPASVKVEEEEEREEVVSGSGLAASWTVPTRPRSGAAGSCAAAAVITKLAGVYESLELARLDLEEKMETETEILLGRRVKVEK, from the coding sequence ATGGTAACTGTGAGTAGCTGCCTGGCTGATCGCAGACTCTTGCTTATAAGAGCGGCCGTCTGTATGCTTTGCTTGTTCGAGATTTTGCTTGTTCAAGTGCAACCATCCAGCCACCTGAGTCCTGATAATTTAGACTCTAGCTCAGTTGACGAGCCCAGGCCCAGCATGCCCAAccgcccgccgccgcagcgTGCCGCCGAAACGTCGGCCCTCATCGGCGCGTGGGGCCCGCTCTACCtgggccgccgcctccacctgaAGGAGTGGGACGCCGTGGCCAGTGCCGTCAACGCCCACCGCGCCGCCGCGGGGCGCCGCTTCAACCGCACCCGCGCCCAGTGCCAGAGCCGCGTCCAGTACCTCAAGGCTCGGTACAGGAAGGTGCTGCTCTCCAAGCGGCCGCCGTCGGGGTGGCGCCACTTCCCGCACCTCCGCGCGTTCCTGGCGAGCCCGGCAGACGGCCCGCCTCCGGGCTTCCCGGCCAAAGCGCCGGCGTCCGTCaaggtggaggaagaggaggagagagaggaggtggtgtcCGGCAGTGGGTTGGCGGCGAGCTGGACGGTCCCGACGAGGCCGAGAAGTGGGGCCGCGGGGTcctgcgcggcggcggcggtgatcACGAAGCTGGCGGGGGTGTACGAGAGCTTGGAGCTGGCGAGGCTCGACTTGGAGGAGAAGATGGAGACGGAGACAGAAATCCTTCTTGGGCGTCGTGTGAAGGTGGAGAAGTAG